The proteins below are encoded in one region of Streptomyces sp. NBC_00490:
- a CDS encoding ADP-ribosylglycohydrolase family protein, whose protein sequence is MGVQGAEPPGGGVEGAAAPGGRERVGAAGANASVNDPTTGPRRIEGLLLGLAAGDAAGWPAARHRAARMPDWTRRLTRELDTFAEQNATTTLPVPIALNQPPEPLRLGPSDDAEWAAFAAEALLRAGDDTALGDLSRERRARAAIDLTWNALASEVAAAANRAPEIESAVLPMRARISVRAGLGNLATGLRPPATGHDNPHYFDDAACIRACVLAAAHPGDPRLAADLAEFDARYTQDGDGVHGARAMAAALSLALTGADIHTCTAAALTELPEGTEIGRNARHALKLAHDAESAFALIPLLEHQIVDHVYSYGIAAAETVPVALALATAADGRITEAVPAAACLSRVADSAPALTGALTGALGGGEAIPATWRDACRTLSGCALPRLTGTDLVELAELLEATQPATPGG, encoded by the coding sequence ATGGGGGTCCAGGGGGCGGAGCCCCCTGGAGGCGGGGTCGAAGGGGCGGCAGCCCCTGGAGGACGGGAACGGGTAGGGGCGGCGGGGGCGAATGCATCCGTCAACGACCCAACCACGGGCCCCCGGCGTATCGAAGGCCTCCTCCTCGGGCTCGCCGCGGGCGACGCCGCAGGCTGGCCCGCCGCCAGGCACCGCGCCGCCCGCATGCCCGACTGGACCCGCCGCCTGACCCGCGAACTCGACACCTTCGCCGAACAGAACGCGACGACGACCCTCCCCGTCCCCATCGCCCTGAACCAACCCCCCGAGCCCCTCCGCCTGGGCCCCTCGGACGACGCGGAATGGGCGGCCTTCGCCGCGGAGGCCCTCCTGCGCGCCGGCGACGACACCGCCCTGGGCGACCTCAGCCGAGAACGCCGCGCGAGAGCCGCGATCGACCTCACCTGGAACGCCCTCGCCAGCGAGGTCGCCGCCGCGGCGAACCGCGCCCCCGAGATCGAGTCCGCCGTCCTCCCGATGCGCGCCCGCATCTCGGTGAGAGCGGGCCTCGGCAACCTCGCCACCGGCCTGCGCCCACCCGCCACCGGCCACGACAACCCCCACTACTTCGACGACGCGGCCTGCATCCGCGCCTGCGTCCTCGCCGCGGCCCACCCCGGCGACCCCCGACTCGCCGCGGACCTGGCCGAGTTCGACGCCCGCTACACCCAGGACGGCGACGGCGTGCACGGTGCGAGAGCCATGGCCGCGGCCCTCTCCCTCGCCCTCACCGGCGCCGACATCCACACCTGCACCGCCGCCGCCCTCACCGAACTCCCCGAGGGAACCGAGATCGGCCGCAACGCCCGCCACGCCCTCAAGCTGGCCCATGACGCCGAGAGCGCCTTCGCCCTGATCCCCCTTCTGGAACACCAGATCGTCGACCACGTCTACAGCTACGGCATCGCCGCGGCCGAAACGGTCCCGGTCGCCCTGGCCCTGGCCACCGCGGCGGACGGCCGGATCACGGAGGCCGTACCGGCGGCGGCCTGTCTCTCCCGGGTCGCCGACTCGGCCCCCGCCCTGACCGGCGCCCTCACCGGCGCGCTGGGCGGCGGAGAGGCGATCCCCGCCACCTGGCGGGACGCCTGCCGCACCCTCTCCGGCTGCGCCCTGCCCCGGCTCACCGGCACCGACCTCGTGGAACTCGCCGAACTCCTGGAAGCCACGCAACCGGCCACACCGGGAGGATGA
- a CDS encoding ADP-ribosylglycohydrolase family protein, protein MTPKQSETSLEDRITGALVGAAVGDALGGPVEGYSPDQILERHAGRVHGIVGPWNGDAWRTARPIAPYHKGDGHVTDDTLMTHALVRVYAKVRDHLDAYAIADHLVPDLMTTPRWIPELEQEALLLHRVFLAEKWLVTRLHYGHVDPREAGVGNIVNCGAAMYMAPVGLVNAADPRAAYAEALDIAGAHQSSYGREAAGVFAAAVAAACAPDATPESVVTACLSLAKDGTRTAILKVCEAAQDHTDVESALKPLREAVAPYDTVGPDYRAPSLGARRPSRLHAIEELPVALGMVLVAGGDYRRAVLGAVNYGRDCDSTATMAGAIAGALGSPPPDDWAKQVAEASRLDLWDPATTLTEVTREIFERDVRRRRAHESAFTAIEGPRCSD, encoded by the coding sequence ATGACGCCCAAACAATCAGAAACGAGCCTTGAGGACCGCATCACCGGCGCCCTCGTGGGCGCGGCCGTCGGCGACGCCCTGGGCGGCCCGGTGGAGGGCTACTCCCCCGACCAGATCCTCGAACGGCACGCCGGCCGCGTCCACGGCATCGTCGGTCCCTGGAACGGCGACGCCTGGCGCACCGCCCGCCCGATCGCCCCCTACCACAAGGGCGACGGGCACGTCACCGACGACACCTTGATGACGCACGCCCTGGTCAGGGTCTACGCCAAGGTGCGCGACCACCTGGACGCGTACGCGATCGCGGACCACCTGGTCCCGGACCTGATGACGACGCCGCGCTGGATCCCGGAGCTCGAACAGGAGGCCCTCCTCCTCCACCGCGTCTTCCTGGCGGAGAAGTGGCTGGTGACCCGCCTCCACTACGGCCATGTCGACCCCCGCGAGGCGGGCGTGGGCAACATCGTGAACTGCGGCGCCGCGATGTACATGGCCCCGGTCGGCCTGGTCAACGCGGCCGACCCCCGGGCCGCCTACGCCGAGGCCCTGGACATCGCGGGCGCCCACCAGTCGTCGTACGGCCGTGAGGCGGCGGGCGTCTTCGCGGCGGCCGTGGCGGCGGCCTGCGCCCCGGACGCGACCCCGGAGTCGGTCGTGACCGCCTGTCTGTCCCTGGCGAAGGACGGCACCCGGACGGCGATCCTGAAGGTCTGCGAGGCGGCCCAGGACCACACGGACGTCGAGTCGGCCCTGAAGCCGCTCAGGGAGGCGGTCGCGCCGTACGACACGGTGGGCCCCGACTACCGCGCCCCCTCCCTCGGCGCCCGCCGCCCCTCCCGCCTCCACGCGATCGAGGAACTCCCCGTCGCGCTCGGCATGGTGCTGGTGGCCGGCGGCGACTACCGGCGCGCGGTCCTGGGCGCGGTGAACTACGGCCGCGACTGCGACTCGACCGCGACGATGGCGGGCGCGATCGCGGGCGCCCTCGGCTCACCGCCCCCGGACGACTGGGCCAAGCAGGTCGCGGAGGCCAGCCGCCTGGACCTCTGGGACCCGGCGACCACGCTCACCGAGGTGACCCGGGAGATCTTCGAACGGGACGTACGCCGCCGTCGCGCCCACGAGTCCGCCTTCACGGCGATCGAAGGCCCGAGATGCTCCGACTGA
- a CDS encoding ADP-ribosylglycohydrolase family protein, with the protein MLRLTWVQPEDLLGHELRQAALDGREASVIAARWRAAGGEQAPLRAGASPEPPSRYLRQLAKDLLDELADLPSRLEEHEPTDLAKIRRLCPDWPSGTDAVPLVPCSRYEAAWLGRAIGCLLGKPVEKLPLEAVRDLARSTGNWPLNSYFTARGVPSDLLRAHPWNRRSALTSLAENIDGMPEDDDLNYPLLNLLLLQRHGRDFTPTDVAGLWLDELPAGRTFTAERIAYRNLLLGLNPPHTARHRNPFREWIGALIRADVHGWTNPGDPAAAAAQAHRDATLTHTANGVYAAMFTAATIATATTGGHDIHSCLRSGLTVIPPASRLSRAVHHAIGLARQTDDFDEVVDELHATYADTHHWVHAIPNTALIAAALTHADGDFTGSICRAVSGGWDTDSNGATAGSIAGLLTGAPDRLPDRWTTPLKNRLATSVADFDGTGFDALAHLTRLEASRP; encoded by the coding sequence ATGCTCCGACTGACCTGGGTCCAGCCCGAGGACCTCCTGGGCCACGAACTCCGCCAGGCGGCACTGGACGGCCGCGAGGCCTCGGTGATCGCGGCGCGATGGAGGGCGGCGGGCGGCGAGCAGGCCCCGCTGCGGGCGGGCGCCTCCCCCGAGCCGCCGTCCCGGTATCTCCGGCAACTGGCCAAGGACCTGCTGGACGAACTCGCGGATCTGCCGAGCAGGCTGGAGGAGCACGAACCGACGGACCTGGCGAAGATCAGACGGCTGTGCCCCGACTGGCCGTCCGGCACCGACGCCGTGCCCCTCGTTCCCTGCTCCCGCTACGAAGCCGCCTGGCTGGGACGGGCCATCGGGTGCCTTTTGGGCAAACCCGTCGAGAAGCTCCCCCTGGAAGCCGTCCGCGACCTGGCCAGGTCCACCGGCAACTGGCCCCTGAACAGCTACTTCACCGCCCGAGGAGTCCCCTCCGACCTCCTGCGGGCCCACCCCTGGAACCGCCGCTCGGCCCTCACCTCGCTCGCCGAGAACATCGACGGCATGCCCGAGGACGACGACCTCAACTACCCCCTCCTCAACCTCCTCCTGCTCCAGCGCCACGGCAGGGACTTCACCCCCACCGACGTGGCCGGCCTCTGGCTGGACGAACTCCCCGCCGGCCGCACCTTCACCGCCGAACGCATCGCCTACCGCAACCTCCTCCTCGGCCTGAACCCCCCGCACACGGCCCGCCACCGCAACCCGTTCCGCGAATGGATCGGCGCCCTGATCCGAGCCGACGTACACGGCTGGACCAACCCCGGCGACCCGGCGGCCGCGGCGGCACAGGCCCACCGGGACGCCACCCTCACCCACACCGCCAACGGCGTCTACGCGGCGATGTTCACGGCGGCCACGATCGCCACCGCGACCACCGGCGGCCACGACATCCACTCCTGCCTGCGCAGCGGCCTGACCGTGATCCCCCCGGCCTCCCGCCTGTCCCGGGCCGTCCACCACGCGATCGGGCTGGCCCGGCAGACCGACGACTTCGACGAGGTCGTGGACGAACTCCACGCCACCTACGCCGACACCCACCACTGGGTCCACGCCATCCCCAACACCGCCCTCATCGCCGCCGCCCTCACCCACGCCGACGGCGACTTCACCGGCTCCATCTGCCGGGCGGTGAGCGGCGGTTGGGACACCGACTCCAACGGCGCCACCGCGGGCAGCATCGCCGGGCTCCTCACCGGCGCCCCCGACCGGCTCCCCGACCGCTGGACCACCCCGCTCAAGAACCGCCTCGCCACCTCGGTCGCCGACTTCGACGGCACCGGCTTCGACGCCCTCGCCCACCTCACCCGCCTGGAGGCTTCCCGCCCATGA
- the rbsK gene encoding ribokinase — protein sequence MTHIAVLGSTNMDLVAYVAKAPQRGETVTGREFRTIPGGKGANQAIAAARAGATVSMIGAVGNDAYGTQLRSTLEHSGVDTDHLRTVEGPSGTAHIVVDDEGGNAIVVIPAANGTVDHLAPGDDGLIASADALLLQLEIPLAAAIAGAEAARAHRVRTILTPAPAQPLPIELLAATDLLIPNEHEASTLTGRTDPHAAAIALLDEVPEVVVTLGSAGSLYVSRYAEPFSVPAPQVAAVDSTGAGDTFAGALAVALGEGRPMREALKWAAAAAAISVQRAGASVSMPYRPEIDKQCTA from the coding sequence ATGACGCACATCGCCGTACTCGGCAGCACGAACATGGACCTCGTCGCCTACGTCGCGAAGGCCCCGCAGCGCGGAGAGACCGTGACGGGACGGGAGTTCCGCACGATCCCCGGCGGCAAGGGCGCCAACCAGGCGATCGCCGCGGCCCGCGCGGGCGCCACCGTCTCGATGATCGGCGCCGTCGGCAACGACGCCTACGGCACCCAGCTGCGCTCCACCCTCGAACACTCCGGCGTCGACACCGACCACCTCCGCACCGTCGAGGGCCCGTCCGGCACCGCCCACATCGTCGTCGACGACGAGGGCGGCAACGCGATCGTCGTGATCCCCGCCGCGAACGGCACGGTCGACCACCTCGCCCCCGGCGACGACGGCCTCATCGCCAGCGCCGACGCCCTGCTCCTCCAACTGGAGATCCCGCTGGCCGCGGCCATCGCGGGCGCCGAGGCGGCCCGCGCCCACCGCGTCCGCACCATCCTCACCCCGGCTCCCGCCCAGCCCCTGCCCATCGAACTCCTCGCCGCCACCGACCTGTTGATCCCCAACGAGCACGAGGCGTCCACCCTCACCGGCCGCACCGACCCGCACGCCGCGGCCATCGCCCTCCTCGACGAGGTACCGGAGGTGGTCGTCACCCTGGGCTCCGCGGGCAGCCTCTACGTCTCCCGCTACGCCGAGCCCTTCAGCGTCCCCGCTCCCCAGGTCGCCGCCGTGGACTCGACCGGCGCGGGCGACACCTTCGCCGGCGCCCTCGCGGTGGCGCTCGGCGAGGGCCGGCCCATGCGCGAGGCCCTGAAGTGGGCGGCCGCGGCGGCGGCCATCTCGGTCCAGCGGGCGGGTGCCTCGGTGTCGATGCCGTACCGCCCCGAGATCGACAAGCAGTGCACGGCATGA
- a CDS encoding CaiB/BaiF CoA transferase family protein → MKVPRGSAPLTGLRVLDLATLFAGPGAATMLGDFGAEVIKVEHPSKPDPSRGHGPSKDGIGLWWKVLGRNKRTITLDLSRPGGRATLLRLAATADVVIENFRPGTLEKWDLGWDELSAANPRLILTRVTAFGQFGPYAHRPGFGTLAEAMSGFAAITGEPDAPPTLPPFGLADSIAGLATAYAVMTALAARERTGEGQVVDMAIIEPILMALGPQPTWYDQLDYVQERSGNRSANNAPRNTYRTADGSWVAVSTSAQSVAERVLRLVGREDLTAEPWFATGADRARHADVLDEAVGGWIAERTRTEVLAAFEKAEAAVAPIQDIRDVMTDPQYEALDTITTVADPELGPLRMQNVLFRLSDTPGAIRWTGRPHGADTQEVLAELGLSEGELARLREEGAV, encoded by the coding sequence ATGAAGGTCCCGCGGGGCAGCGCCCCCCTCACCGGCCTCCGCGTCCTCGACCTCGCCACCCTCTTCGCCGGCCCCGGTGCCGCCACGATGCTCGGCGACTTCGGCGCGGAGGTCATCAAGGTCGAGCACCCGTCCAAGCCCGACCCCTCGCGTGGCCACGGCCCGTCGAAGGACGGCATCGGCCTGTGGTGGAAAGTCCTCGGCCGCAACAAGCGCACGATCACCCTGGACCTCTCCAGGCCGGGCGGCCGGGCGACCCTCCTGCGCCTCGCCGCGACCGCGGACGTCGTCATCGAGAACTTCCGCCCCGGCACCCTGGAGAAGTGGGACCTGGGCTGGGACGAACTCTCCGCGGCCAACCCCCGTCTGATCCTCACCCGCGTGACCGCCTTCGGCCAGTTCGGCCCCTACGCCCACCGCCCCGGCTTCGGCACCCTCGCCGAGGCGATGAGCGGCTTCGCCGCGATCACCGGCGAACCGGACGCGCCCCCGACACTCCCGCCCTTCGGCCTCGCCGACTCCATCGCGGGCCTCGCGACGGCGTACGCGGTGATGACGGCGCTCGCCGCCCGCGAGCGCACGGGCGAGGGCCAGGTCGTGGACATGGCGATCATCGAGCCGATCCTGATGGCCCTGGGCCCGCAGCCGACCTGGTACGACCAGCTGGACTACGTCCAGGAACGCTCCGGCAACCGCTCCGCCAACAACGCCCCGCGCAACACCTACCGCACCGCGGACGGCAGTTGGGTCGCCGTCTCCACCTCGGCCCAGTCGGTCGCGGAACGCGTGCTGCGTCTGGTGGGCCGCGAGGACCTGACCGCCGAGCCGTGGTTCGCCACGGGCGCCGACCGGGCCCGCCACGCCGATGTCCTCGACGAGGCGGTCGGCGGCTGGATCGCCGAGCGCACCCGCACGGAGGTCCTGGCCGCCTTCGAGAAGGCGGAGGCGGCCGTGGCCCCGATCCAGGACATCCGGGACGTGATGACGGACCCCCAGTACGAGGCCCTGGACACCATCACCACCGTCGCCGACCCCGAGCTGGGCCCCCTCCGGATGCAGAACGTCCTCTTCCGACTCTCCGACACCCCCGGCGCGATCCGCTGGACGGGCCGCCCGCACGGCGCGGACACCCAGGAGGTCCTGGCGGAACTGGGCCTGTCGGAGGGCGAGTTGGCGAGGCTGCGGGAGGAGGGCGCGGTATGA
- a CDS encoding HpcH/HpaI aldolase/citrate lyase family protein, translating to MTPLTWLYVPGDRPPVVAKALAAGADVVVIDLEDAVAPERKAYARDATAELLAEPQPLPVHVRVNALDGPLAAADLKALAALPGLAGLRLPKVTSPQQITRIAAQTVPAAGALALYALLETALGVERAYEIAAAHPSLRGIALGETDLRADLGVREDPGLDWCRSRVIVAARAASLPPPPQSVHPDIRDLEGLAASCAHGRTLGFLGRAAIHPRQLPVIERAYLPTAWEIEQAETIMKAAAVERGAQALPDGRFIDAAVVATAQRTLSLAHRI from the coding sequence ATGACACCGCTCACCTGGCTGTACGTACCGGGCGACCGTCCCCCCGTGGTGGCGAAGGCCCTCGCAGCCGGCGCCGACGTCGTGGTGATCGACCTCGAGGACGCGGTGGCCCCCGAGCGCAAGGCCTACGCCCGTGACGCCACCGCGGAACTCCTCGCCGAGCCGCAGCCGCTGCCCGTCCACGTCCGGGTCAACGCCCTGGACGGTCCCCTCGCGGCCGCCGACCTGAAAGCCCTGGCCGCCCTCCCCGGCCTGGCCGGCCTGCGTCTGCCCAAGGTGACCTCCCCGCAGCAGATCACCCGCATCGCCGCACAGACGGTCCCCGCCGCGGGCGCCCTCGCCCTGTACGCCCTCCTCGAAACAGCGCTCGGCGTGGAGCGCGCCTACGAGATCGCCGCCGCCCACCCGTCCCTGCGCGGCATCGCCCTGGGCGAGACGGACCTACGGGCCGACCTGGGCGTACGGGAGGACCCGGGCCTCGACTGGTGCCGCTCCCGGGTGATCGTGGCGGCCAGAGCGGCGTCCCTGCCTCCCCCACCCCAGTCGGTCCACCCCGACATCCGCGACCTGGAGGGCCTGGCAGCCTCCTGCGCCCACGGCCGCACCCTGGGCTTCCTGGGCCGGGCCGCCATCCACCCCCGCCAGCTCCCGGTGATCGAACGGGCCTACCTCCCCACGGCATGGGAGATCGAACAGGCGGAAACGATCATGAAGGCGGCCGCGGTGGAACGGGGCGCCCAGGCATTGCCCGACGGCCGGTTCATCGACGCGGCGGTGGTGGCGACGGCACAACGCACCCTGTCCCTGGCCCACCGGATCTGA
- the lgt gene encoding prolipoprotein diacylglyceryl transferase, producing the protein MELAYIPSPSHGVYELGPIPLRGYAFCIIIGVFVAVWLGNKRWIARGGRVGTVADISVWAVPFGLLGGRLYHVITDYELYFSEGRDWVDSFKIWEGGLGIWGAIALGALGAWIGCRRRGIPLPAYADAIAPGIALAQAIGRWGNWFNQELYGRETDLPWALHITSSTDGRVPGYYHPTFLYESLWCIGVAVLVIWADRRFKLGHGRAFALYVASYCVGRFWIEYLRVDDAHHILGLRLNNWTALVVFLLAVVYIVVSAKKRPGREEVVEPEADGSDGPGAETAAEDKTEDADSAEAAEEANDDAEDDVKDEAESAKKT; encoded by the coding sequence ATGGAACTTGCCTACATTCCCAGCCCGTCGCACGGGGTTTACGAGCTCGGCCCCATTCCGCTGCGCGGCTACGCGTTCTGCATCATCATCGGTGTCTTCGTCGCAGTCTGGCTCGGCAACAAGCGCTGGATCGCCCGGGGCGGACGGGTCGGCACGGTGGCCGACATCTCCGTCTGGGCCGTGCCGTTCGGTCTGCTCGGCGGCCGGCTCTACCACGTGATCACGGACTACGAGCTGTACTTCAGCGAGGGCCGCGACTGGGTGGACTCCTTCAAGATCTGGGAGGGCGGTCTCGGCATCTGGGGCGCGATCGCGCTCGGTGCCCTGGGCGCCTGGATCGGCTGCCGCCGCCGGGGCATCCCGCTGCCGGCCTACGCCGACGCCATCGCCCCCGGTATCGCCCTCGCCCAGGCGATCGGCCGCTGGGGCAACTGGTTCAACCAGGAGCTGTACGGGCGGGAGACGGACCTTCCGTGGGCCCTGCACATCACGTCCTCGACGGACGGCCGGGTGCCGGGCTACTACCACCCGACCTTCTTGTACGAGTCCCTGTGGTGCATCGGCGTCGCCGTCCTGGTGATCTGGGCCGACCGCCGCTTCAAGCTCGGACACGGGCGGGCGTTCGCGCTGTACGTCGCCTCGTACTGTGTGGGCCGGTTCTGGATCGAGTACCTCCGCGTCGACGACGCCCACCACATCCTGGGTCTGCGCCTGAACAACTGGACCGCGCTGGTCGTGTTCCTGCTCGCGGTGGTCTACATCGTGGTGTCGGCGAAGAAGCGGCCGGGCCGGGAAGAGGTCGTGGAACCCGAGGCCGACGGTTCGGACGGTCCCGGCGCGGAGACCGCGGCTGAGGACAAGACCGAGGACGCCGACTCCGCCGAGGCCGCGGAAGAGGCGAACGACGACGCCGAGGATGACGTCAAGGACGAGGCGGAGTCCGCGAAGAAGACCTGA
- a CDS encoding DsbA family protein, translating to MSEKNREGKRTARERLAVEREKQKTAEKRRRTLIVGASVVCVLGLAAVIGVVAANAGKDDTGDSADGPVVAPSGANGDDNLAIPVGKADAKSTLTIWEDFRCPACKSFEDAYRSTIHELTGSGELKVQYHLATIIDGNMGGSGSRKAANAAACAQDAGKFTAYHDVLYENQPQETDDAFAKDSKLIELAKKVDGLDTTTFRTCVEDGTHDTWVTKSAAAFSNGGFSGTPTVLLDGKNIYQDQTMTPAKLKKQVLEANKG from the coding sequence GTGAGCGAGAAGAACCGTGAGGGAAAGCGCACCGCCCGCGAGCGGCTGGCGGTCGAGCGAGAGAAGCAGAAGACCGCGGAGAAGCGACGGCGGACGCTGATCGTGGGTGCCAGCGTGGTCTGTGTCCTGGGCCTCGCGGCGGTGATCGGAGTGGTCGCCGCCAACGCGGGCAAGGACGACACCGGTGACTCCGCGGACGGACCGGTCGTGGCGCCCTCGGGGGCCAACGGCGACGACAACCTCGCCATTCCGGTCGGAAAGGCGGATGCCAAGTCCACGCTCACGATCTGGGAGGACTTCCGCTGCCCGGCCTGCAAGTCCTTCGAGGACGCCTACCGCTCGACGATCCATGAGCTGACGGGCTCCGGCGAGCTGAAGGTGCAGTACCACCTCGCGACGATCATCGACGGCAACATGGGCGGCTCCGGCTCCCGCAAGGCGGCCAACGCGGCGGCCTGCGCCCAGGACGCGGGCAAGTTCACCGCCTACCACGACGTGCTGTACGAGAACCAGCCGCAGGAGACCGACGACGCCTTCGCCAAGGACAGCAAGCTCATCGAGCTGGCGAAGAAGGTCGACGGCCTGGACACGACCACGTTCCGCACCTGTGTCGAGGACGGTACCCACGACACCTGGGTCACCAAGTCCGCGGCGGCCTTCAGCAACGGCGGGTTCTCCGGCACCCCGACCGTCCTCCTCGACGGCAAGAACATCTATCAGGACCAGACCATGACCCCGGCGAAGCTGAAGAAGCAGGTGCTGGAGGCGAACAAGGGGTAG
- the trpA gene encoding tryptophan synthase subunit alpha — MSGNIQLLTDTLAGAKAEGRSALIAYLPAGFPTVDGGIEAVKAAFDGGADVVEVGLPHSDPVLDGPVIQTADDIALRGGVKIADVMRTVREAYEATGKPVLVMTYWNPIDRYGVERFTAELAEAGGAGCILPDLPVQESALWREHAQKHGLATVFVVAPSSKDARLAEITAAGSGFVYAASLMGVTGTRASVGAQAQELVERIRATGSDLAVCVGLGVSDAAQAAEVAGFADGVIVGSAFVKRMLDAPDDKAGVEAVRELAGELAKGVRGQA, encoded by the coding sequence GTGAGCGGGAACATCCAGCTGCTGACCGACACCCTCGCCGGTGCCAAGGCCGAGGGGCGCTCCGCCCTCATCGCCTACCTCCCGGCCGGGTTCCCGACCGTGGACGGCGGCATCGAGGCGGTCAAGGCGGCCTTCGACGGCGGTGCCGATGTCGTCGAGGTGGGTCTGCCGCACAGCGACCCCGTCCTGGACGGCCCGGTCATCCAGACCGCCGACGACATCGCCCTGCGCGGCGGCGTCAAGATCGCCGACGTCATGCGGACCGTGCGCGAGGCCTACGAGGCGACCGGGAAGCCGGTGCTCGTGATGACGTACTGGAACCCGATCGACCGCTACGGCGTCGAGCGCTTCACCGCCGAGCTCGCCGAGGCGGGTGGGGCCGGGTGCATCCTGCCCGACCTGCCCGTGCAGGAGTCGGCGCTGTGGAGGGAGCACGCGCAGAAGCACGGGCTCGCCACGGTCTTCGTGGTCGCGCCCAGCAGCAAGGACGCGCGGCTCGCCGAGATCACCGCGGCGGGCAGCGGGTTCGTGTACGCCGCCTCGCTCATGGGCGTCACCGGCACCCGTGCGTCGGTGGGCGCGCAGGCGCAGGAGCTGGTCGAGCGCATCCGTGCCACCGGCAGCGACCTGGCCGTCTGTGTCGGGCTCGGGGTCTCCGACGCCGCACAGGCCGCCGAGGTGGCCGGCTTCGCGGACGGGGTGATCGTCGGCTCGGCGTTCGTGAAGCGGATGCTGGACGCGCCGGACGACAAGGCCGGCGTCGAGGCCGTCCGCGAGCTCGCCGGTGAGCTGGCGAAGGGCGTACGCGGGCAGGCGTAG
- the trpB gene encoding tryptophan synthase subunit beta, with translation MPSEFFIPDPEGQVPSAEGYFGAFGGKFIPEALVAAVDEVAVEYDKAKHDPEFARELDDLLLNYTGRPSSLTEVPRFAAEAGGARIFLKREDLNHTGSHKINNVLGQALLTKRMGKTRVIAETGAGQHGVATATACALFGLECTIYMGEIDTQRQALNVARMRMLGAEVIAVKSGSRTLKDAINEAFRDWVANVDRTHYLFGTVAGPHPFPAMVRDFHRVIGVEARRQILERAGRLPDAAVACVGGGSNAIGLFHAFIPDADVRLIGCEPAGHGVETGEHAATLTAGEPGILHGSRSYVLQDEEGQITEPYSISAGLDYPGIGPEHSYLKDSGRGEYRAVTDDAAMQALRLLSRTEGIIPAIESAHALAGALEVGKELGKDGLIIVNLSGRGDKDMDTAARYFGLYDTDAEVAANAADTAEIEGDAK, from the coding sequence ATGCCCAGCGAGTTCTTCATCCCCGACCCCGAGGGTCAGGTCCCCAGCGCCGAAGGCTACTTCGGCGCGTTCGGCGGCAAGTTCATCCCGGAGGCCCTCGTCGCCGCTGTGGACGAGGTCGCCGTCGAGTACGACAAGGCCAAGCACGACCCCGAGTTCGCCCGCGAACTCGACGACCTGCTGCTCAACTACACGGGCCGCCCGTCGTCGCTGACCGAGGTCCCCCGTTTCGCCGCGGAGGCGGGTGGCGCACGGATCTTCCTGAAGCGGGAAGACCTCAACCACACCGGCTCGCACAAGATCAACAACGTGCTCGGCCAGGCCCTGCTCACCAAGCGCATGGGCAAGACCCGGGTCATCGCCGAGACCGGCGCCGGTCAGCACGGCGTGGCGACGGCGACGGCCTGCGCCCTGTTCGGCCTCGAGTGCACGATCTACATGGGTGAGATCGACACCCAGCGCCAGGCCCTCAACGTGGCCCGGATGCGCATGCTCGGCGCCGAGGTCATCGCCGTGAAGTCGGGATCGCGCACCCTCAAGGACGCGATCAACGAGGCGTTCCGCGACTGGGTCGCCAACGTCGACCGCACGCACTACCTCTTCGGCACGGTCGCGGGACCGCACCCCTTCCCGGCCATGGTCCGTGACTTCCACCGGGTCATCGGCGTCGAGGCCCGCCGTCAGATCCTGGAGCGGGCCGGCCGGCTCCCCGACGCGGCCGTCGCCTGCGTCGGCGGCGGCTCCAACGCCATCGGGCTCTTCCACGCCTTCATCCCGGACGCGGACGTACGCCTCATCGGCTGCGAGCCCGCCGGGCACGGCGTGGAGACCGGCGAGCACGCGGCGACCCTGACCGCGGGCGAGCCCGGCATCCTGCACGGTTCGCGCTCCTACGTCCTCCAGGACGAGGAGGGCCAGATCACCGAGCCGTACTCGATCTCGGCCGGTCTGGACTACCCGGGCATCGGCCCCGAGCACTCCTACCTCAAGGACAGCGGCCGCGGCGAGTACCGCGCGGTCACCGACGACGCGGCGATGCAGGCCCTGCGCCTGCTGTCGCGCACCGAGGGCATCATCCCGGCCATCGAGAGCGCCCACGCGCTGGCCGGCGCCCTGGAGGTCGGCAAGGAGCTGGGCAAGGACGGGCTGATCATCGTCAACCTGTCCGGGCGCGGCGACAAGGACATGGACACGGCCGCGCGCTACTTCGGCCTGTACGACACCGACGCCGAGGTCGCGGCGAACGCCGCCGACACCGCCGAGATCGAGGGGGACGCCAAGTGA